CGCGTTACCGAAATATAAATTTCTTTGTATCATGAAAACGATGGTAAATCCATAAGCACTTGACTAGTATCTTCAAAACAATATACTCGTACTAGTACAGGAATACATAAAATTCGATACAGCATCACAGTTCTGGTTTCATTATAGCCATATCTAATATGATAGCATTTTCATACAAAGACGACcctgatttaatttatttaggAAAAAACTGTGAATTCTTTTGTCAATATCTCTGATGCCAGTATCACTGCATCTATATTCTGTTTTGACTGCAGGGTGATTCCGGTGGGCCATTAAGCTGTAGAAGAAGTAATCGGTGGGAGTTGGGCGGCGTCGTTTCCTGGGGTAATGGATGTGCCCAAATCCTGAAGCCAGGTGTTTACACCAAGACTATGCCCTTCCTTTCATGGATCACAGACACTATGCTAGGAAAAACAAGTCCGTCGCCAAGCATACCACACAGATTCGACAGTTCTCTCAGTAACTTTTTTGGTCGATAGTTGTTTAATGAAATGTACTCAAACTTTAAACTTTGcattgtattcatacgcacatTTAACGCAAAAACAAAGAAGGAATCTCAATATACcgtttcttttatttaaaattattgttatttaatattgtattgatgttttattaaatatatatatttttttaaaatgaaaaatcttgcttttaacaTGTTTGCTAAGCACGCAcattatgatttatttcaaacaagAGCAATAAATCTTATGGGCGCTTTCCTTTGCTCTCTTACACAGCTGTCAAACAATAAAAGATAATGACATGGAAAACAAAGGGCAAAATGTTTAGAATGTAtaccaaacataaaatatacgCTGTGTTAATTATGTATCCAAATGTGAACAgagatacaatattttaaaatcagataTTTTGAATCGGTTTGTAATTTAATATCCTGAGAAATAATGACCGAATTTGAAATAGAAAACCGCTTAgaattataaatatgaaaaaaggtTTAAGTTAACAAAATGCACTTGTCTATATAGATGGAATTTCCACGACCATATCCCTTAGTTAAAaaggtctgaaaaaattcaattGTCTTTAACTAACATATTTGCAGAGCGAACATTATAACACGATGGTAAAACGGTAAGGAACACGTGTGCCATACTactcaaataaatcaaatcaaatacatgtaccagtctTCATAGTTTGACAACTTGCTTGGTGCAAAAAGAGGGTCCTTCTGTTGGTTTCTACTGCGTTCTGGtatatttcatgaaataaatgGTAGACACActacaaaatatttgttattttaaaaaaactgaatgtacaaaatatatattatatgaaacCAGTTGTCTTCTTACTTTATAATATGTGGGGGCGAAGTCTTTGTCAATTGCATTTATGCATCCTGAACAGCCatgatgataaataaaaaaaacccgaacGTGCATGTAATACAGgtaaaaatgtttattctaaaacctttaaaataacttttaggACGATTTAGAGAACACAATGTACTTTTTCACTCTATTGTTAAGTTACAAAAAAtcgtaaacaataaaattgttcagttgttcttgttttaattttgaacaatCGTTTGTTGTATCCAATTCACGTAATCAAATACTTTCGTATATACTCCTGGCGACATAGGATCTGGAAATATACAAAAAggttttcaaatataaagaataaaacaaaactcAAACATTTTACAATTATCTACGTCAAAGAAATTgagaaaaatatacatgaatacgATGTTTCACAATAATCTATCCTTCAATGAAACGTCAAACCACATATGGTCCAACAATTGCTTGAAAGTATTAAATAGATTAACAacacattgaaataaatataacagCGATATAAATTTGTGTtccatttttatcaaatataccTGCGCATCCCACTCCCCATGACGTCACACCTTCAAGCTGCCATTTTCCGTCAATGTTACAAACCAAGGGGCCACCACTGTCTCCCTGTAACATTTATTTCATCGATAACATCATCGCCattatgaataaacaaaaaatataacagcAACAACAACTCCTCAACAACTTAACTACAACagcaaaaacaacaacaacaacaacaacaaatattaCAGCTACAATTACTCAATAACAACAAGAAGAACTAAAAAACAACAACTCAACAACAACAACTTAACAACTACAACAACACGGTCTATATAGAAATGATACAAAGGGTTAAACATTTagagctaaacaaatcataataTTACATTCGAAAAAAGAGAGATAAATATACCTGACAGGTATCAATGCCTCCCTTGTCCAAACCAGCGCATATATTTGTGTTGAACACTTGTCCGTCCGTGTATCTGGTAGAATTGCATCTCGTCACATCAATTATAGGAATTTCGGCTTGCTTCAAAACGTCATGACAACACGTGCCTATAGTAGAACAAGCGTCTATAGTTATTGGAAGAGCAAGAATTCTTCTTTTCAAGTACACAAATTAAGAAAACATAACTGACGTTTTAAGGATCCTCGACACCCcgtgacttctactttttatgacagtacgtcacaacatggcgatTACAGCGCATTGTGAAACAGTTTATACCGCATTTATTTGTTGTCTACCTCTGTGGCGCAGTGGGCGTTTCTTTAGTCTACCAACTCGCAGGTCCCGAGTTCGAATACAGCAAgggttttcattttcatgaacagcagtaaaatttaaaaagttgatttttttaaaaaaaagtgagatttttagggtcattttcaagtcgaatacaatgctaaaaatcCACATCTTTAAGTAATTAAGTAGAATGGGCTTGTAGGCAGAACTTTTCCTAGGTGTGTGGATCGAGGACCCTTAATGACTCAAAACCGCCTAACTAAACTGTCTTGATAAAATCTGCAATATCAAAATTATGTTAGAGAAAATTTAAGTTAGATTTTCATTAAAGACGCACATGTTTCGAATAGTCTTGTGTCTAAATTCAAAATGGTTGCAACTGTAGACATCACAATTCTCAATCTTAACCATTGCCAACTTCATTTGCGTACGTTTAAAGGTGGcatgggacacctgtcgatgTTAATagggataaaagtacattatagtAAAAGGCTTTCATTGGTTtcgatttttcaaaatgttcaatgtttcatgaaaaaaattgtttaaacaatttttgaagaagtaaaaaatataaaatccccTGCGGGTTCGATCTCTTGACTTTCCGCGTTACACCATCGCGGTCCTAGCTGCAGCCATGTTTAAACCGCGGCGGTGTGACCTACCGTTGGACAAGTGATCGAAGATTTTTACTTGTGCGCTATTAGACAATACGAAGGCCACCTACATTTTTTGTACTGAGTCATTTTATACTAACTGGTTATGTCtgatatattgttttcatttcacaTTAAATGTTTACGTATTTAATGCACGTTTTCAAAACTccttatcaattatttacaatttatcaaCTGTACATATGCTGTAATGCATAATTAACGCTCTTACCTATTGCACTACGCATTTATAGGTAAcattttgggaaagaaaaaatattgaaatattagtCTTCTTGATTTTGatgtgtcccataccaccttcaTATGTGAccatttctatatatttatacaaatacGTTGTATAAAGACCTCCATCAAAGATGAAATGAAATGTTACCCATTGTGTCACCAAATCCCGTAATATAACAGTGCTGGCCACTAGATACCGTTCGTTTGGGTAAACAGACAATATTGACGTAATCATTCAACGTCACAGGAGTTGCTAATTTCAGGAGAGTGATGTCATTCTCCGTAGTATCCTGGTCATAACGTTCGTGGACTAAAACTTTGGAGACTCCGACGACGATTTGATGCGAATCATGCCTATTCAAGTGATGACTTCCAAGAACTACATGCCAGCTTGACGTGGATCTATCACTACAATTAATACCCAATGATTAAAATGAACACATGcacctgattttttttcaatcagtcTCTAAATAAGCCAAATCAAAAATCTACCTCCTCtatttatgaatatatagagaggaggtagaattttttttaatttggctTATTGAGCGACGGACTGATAAAAGTTCAGGTTCCTGTGAAATGAAGTACACTGATGCaaacataaaacaataatttcacaataatgTGTCATGGTCTATTAAATTTACCGGGtatcagtatataaatagtgcctgtttgggaggttaacagttgaaattgacaccccgagaaaaccattgtcaacagacgcgaagcggaggttgacaatggttttcgaggggtgtcaatttcaattgttatactttcatgttaaatactgaaatctgattggttaggacgcagttaataatatttactattaccctcagcgttagcaacgcacttggcaacgggtaatattaaaaaatgttacatgcgcgaaaattatgcgcgtacggttcgctgtagaattcacgttattcctatataaaagcagtaaaattttcttaaaaatttttaaaaagacattcagtataacaaaataaatagtgcctgtttgggaggataacagttgaaattgacacccctcgaaaaccattgtcaacctccgcttcgcgtcggttgacaatggttttctcggggtgtcaatttcaactgttaccctcccaaacaggcactatttatatactgttatcctcccaaacaggcactatttattttgttatactgaatatcttaacttttaagaaaattttactgcttttatataggaataacgtgaattctacagcgaaccgtacgcgcataattttcgcgcatgtaacaatttttaatgttacccgttgctaagtgcgttgctaacgctgagggtaatagacaagattatgaactgcgtcttaacaaatcagatttcagtatttaacatgaaagtataacaatataaaatacacatgtacaacaTATGGCAAATTTTACAACTAAACAAATGAAGAAAggaaatttgatgaaataataCATACTCTTCAAAGCAATGCCCTGCTGTCACGACCCACTGGTCTGAAATTAGGGTACCGCCACACATATGGTCCTTGAAGGAACCATATACAATTGAGGCCTGCCAAGGCCAACTTCCTGGGGCTGCTTCTTTACCTCCAACGATCCGAGAGTTACCCAATGACGGTGATATGGCTGGTATTCCACAGTTCGAGGCTGTTAAAGAATTGCTATATATTTAACAACCTTTGATACTCTAAATATTACGcatattatttcatataaaaagcTAGGTTCCTTTCACTTACCACATACAACTTCATCGTTGCCGCTTGCACAATTTTTGATCCCGTCGCACACCGATGTCCTATCAATACACGTACCATCACTACACGTGAAATCACTCGGGGCGCAAGTTGCTAGAAAACACAGGGTTTTGACAATTGTTCAATGACTAGTTCTCAATCCTCTCAAAATGCTACTTTTTGTTGAAACATCGTCATCAAACTTACGTATAGGATCATGTACTGTGTATGTGATGTTGAATCCTATCTCATTTTCGCTTTCGTCGGTTTGAAATCTCAGATATAGGTCTGTTCCGGTCGATGTCAGTTTCTGTGGGtagatgattccacagtagcgACCAATGAGCGGAGAACTGGCAAGGGGTCCATCAAGCACCTGCAGATTATCGTACTGACAGCTGCGATCCTTCTCTAGGAAGAAGGTCTGAGAAAAAAATGCAACCCATACTATAAATAGTCTTAAAAAATGGTTGGActattgtaaattttaagcattaaaaaacaaatttgtcAGAAGGCCGATTCCTTACATTAAATTGCAGGGTAATAACTTTGTCTGCTGGAGCCTTGATGTGCCATCTACAGTTGATATTGTCTGGGTAGTTCATTCCCAGGGTGAATCTCTCGGAGTAGATAAAGCCGCTAGTTTGATTGAGAACGAGTGGTGTGCTTCCATGACATGCCTGATCCGTCAAAACAGTTTGTGTGGATACTAAAAATTTACAGCGTTATACAGTCGCTTTGGAACCAAATCTCGCACGAATAACAATGGAAAAGACttgtcataaataaaatctCAATATACAATTGTGCTATACCAGAGACTTTTTCGGCCGTATAAGTGGCCCTGAATCCCATGTCTTGTGTAGTGCCATCCGTTACGAAGCTGACGAACATGGCATTGGTTTTGGAGACAACGGGTGCTGGTATGGTGTTACCACAGTTCTTTGCTATCATTCTCCCTGTGGAAGTTTGTCCGTCAAACGCCGTTACAGAATCAAAGGGACAGGCTCTGCCGCTCTCCACGCCAAACTGTGTATATGTCAGACGGATAGCGTAACCAAACGGAGCAAAAAATCTCCAAACACATCGAGAGTTTGGAGGGTACTGAAGGCCGACTCCGAAGTTTGGAGAAGAAATGGTTCCCGCCGACAGTGTGTCGTTGATATAGATGTCTTGGGTACAGTTCATTCCAGAGGGTGCAGGTGTGGTGTGAGAGTCTCCGGGGATCACCACAGACGCTATAGTAAAACATACCGCACATTTGCTTTTAATCAATGTAACGTTTTTACGCCGAGAATGAATATAGAAATGTAAAACTTATCtggaattgtatttttaaaaaacttaatttgAATGTGTACCACTGCCTCAGCGCCCTCGACTTCAAGCATCACAGAAACGTTTTATTAACAGTATGCATATCTGTTTACTTCTGAATATCTACTTTTCTTTTTCATCGTCTTTATACCTTAAACAGGTCCGATGATGTCTATTACTGTGAAGTTTAATGATGCAATTCAGAAAGTGCTCTCTGTAAGCAACAAATAAAAGTACCATTGGTGGCTGACCAGTGAAGAAGGAAGCCTATGTCCCCGTTGCTGTCGTCACTGGTGAATTGTACAATGACGTGGTTACTGGACAACACCATGGTACCGGGATGTTGTGATCCAcaatattttcctttcgttgatgaaaaaaatagaaacCGATTATTCATACTTGTATGTTTCTTTTGGCTCAATGTCAAAGAATTAGAATCATTAACGTTCTTAcgcaaaaatagatttttttatctAAACTATACCTATGAGATTGCTTTGGCTTCCGTCATAGATTGTGACTCGGTCATACATGCAATTTTCACTGTCCTCTAGTCCGAATTTGTCCGCAAACACCAATCTTATGTgctaaagtaaatgaatttagATTCTATCTTTGCACcagtattttatgtttttaaacgAACAGGAATTAACGTGTACAATTTTTCGACAAACACACTTACCATGCCAGTGGGAACGTTGATTTCCCATCGACAATTTAAGTCAGTATCATAGTTCGATGGGTAATTCAAACTATTAAAACTACCCATCATGCCTGTTTGTGTGCTAGAACTTCCGCATCCGGATGACAGTGCTGGTAACACAGTAGAACCTTGTGAGCTTCCACAATTCCTCTCATCACTGCTGTCTCCACAATCATTGTCCCCGTCACACAGCCAGGTCCGAGGGATGCAGGAATGATCAGGACACGAAAACTCATCAGTGTTGCAAATTCCTAGAAAAGATggaattttaaaacaagacAGCTATACATAACATACGgtatgttctctctctctctctctctctctctctctctctctctctctcttggcGTAGTTTAGATAAGGTTACCGGAAGAAATAGGATGGACCGAGCCGGAAGGTGTCGATATCGGAGCAGTGGTAAAGCTGCACGTTGATTCGTCAGTTCCGTCCACACAGTCTGTGATGCCGTTACAAACCATAGAGTAGTCAATGCACCTGTGGCTGTTACGGCACTGGAAATCTCTTCCCCCGCAGGTATCTAAGCCAAATAAATATCATCCATACATTTCTCAAACTCAGTTTTTCTATTAACTTGAGCGTATACAAAAGTCGTTTGGTCATGTACTGGTATTTTATTCTGACGATCTGGCACTTACCAGAAGCATAGACAAATTTGTAGGACAGTTCAAATCCTCTTAGCCGTTCACTATCGTCAGTTATGAATTCCAGGTATAGGTTCTGTCCAGATGACAGAATGTTCAGAGTTCGATGACCGCAAAATTTATCTATCAATTTCGCTCCGGTGTTTGATCCATCATATACATTCAAATAATCATAACTGCATCTGTATAATGCAAGACATTTAACATGTATCAAACACATTAATCGCTCGACTTTTGCGTTCAAATTCCAAATCATACGTGAGAGAGAATTGCATTGGTATTTCAAAATGACATCATAAGATAATAACAACCCCCCTCCGGATATTGCAATTCTAGTGAAATTCCGAACTTACGTTCCATCCTGCTCCACGTTGAACCAGTTTGACGTCAGCCTGATGACCTTACCGGCCGGGGCGTGAATCCGCCACGTGCAGTCCATGTTGTTATCGTACCTGCTCTGGGCAGGTGGTTGACTGTGAATAATGCCACTGTCTGTGGTCATGTACCCGTGTCCCCCACAGCCATGGGAATTCCCTGAATCTACACGAAATTATTACACCTTCAGATCTGCCTGAATCTACGCAAAGTATTGAACAAAGAGATCTACCCGAATCTACACaaaatatcaatgaatattATTCCTGAATCCATATTAAGATCTACCTGAATCTACGCCAAAAATTAAGACATCTTGAGACCAAACCGATTCTTTACCGAAACAAAAGTAAACTAGAGATACTTCTAACAAGGTAAAATGGATCTGTTTGCACCCACACCATAATATAGGACAAACTGAAATTGACATCGTGTCTACACCAAAGCACTTCTACCCGAATCTCAGCAAAAGGAAGCCGTCAGGAAATCCTACAGTATGCACCAAAATACACTAAAGCCCGAAATGCAAGACCCTTTAAATAAACTTCCCGAAGGAACCAGATATACCAATATATATACGATACATCACATCCAATCCTGTGTCTCACGTTAATTCACGTGAAATGAGCTtcatgtgaaaattttaaaataaaatttacgcTAACATTACGTGAATTTCATGTGaggcacatacatgtattcgcTTGTGTACTCCAGTAGCCCACGTTGCTTACACCTAAATTTATCTTACATATGTTGCTTTAGAGACTTAACTTCACTTTCAAACTTTCTGTGCAACAATTTAAAGTCTATTGTACGCTTCTATGTTGTAATAGTCCAATACTAATATACACTTGAAACAATTCATTGAGAAATGGCTATCAATTGTATCTAGAGCTCTGCCTGAAAGTGGGTCAAATGTGAGGTAATTTAGGATATACACAAGTACCTGTACACTTCCTTTATCATGACTTCAAAGAAACTTATTTCGGTAAACCAAAACTGATGAAACTGATTTTGTACCTGCACATGTAGCTAAGGCCATGCCTGGCGTTTCCACCAGTGCCAATCTTTAGCAATAAGCAGATGCATATTAGTTTTACTATCTATCTACTTTCAAAGGCGACAAACGCAAAATTACTTATTTCGATGGCTGAAGTTTTAGAAAATGCGCTTATTAAAAGTAGCACACACCCCTTAATATTTTAGTCTTCGACCAAAgtatctttgatattttagagCATGCTGTGCTATTTAAATAGAcaaccccccccacccccccccccccccccccgaa
This portion of the Magallana gigas chromosome 7, xbMagGiga1.1, whole genome shotgun sequence genome encodes:
- the LOC105342011 gene encoding dorsal-ventral patterning tolloid-like protein 1, which gives rise to MAKLKVLLNIVPLLLLPHTVLADSGNSHGCGGHGYMTTDSGIIHSQPPAQSRYDNNMDCTWRIHAPAGKVIRLTSNWFNVEQDGTCSYDYLNVYDGSNTGAKLIDKFCGHRTLNILSSGQNLYLEFITDDSERLRGFELSYKFVYASDTCGGRDFQCRNSHRCIDYSMVCNGITDCVDGTDESTCSFTTAPISTPSGSVHPISSGICNTDEFSCPDHSCIPRTWLCDGDNDCGDSSDERNCGSSQGSTVLPALSSGCGSSSTQTGMMGSFNSLNYPSNYDTDLNCRWEINVPTGMHIRLVFADKFGLEDSENCMYDRVTIYDGSQSNLIGKYCGSQHPGTMVLSSNHVIVQFTSDDSNGDIGFLLHWSATNASVVIPGDSHTTPAPSGMNCTQDIYINDTLSAGTISSPNFGVGLQYPPNSRCVWRFFAPFGYAIRLTYTQFGVESGRACPFDSVTAFDGQTSTGRMIAKNCGNTIPAPVVSKTNAMFVSFVTDGTTQDMGFRATYTAEKVSVSTQTVLTDQACHGSTPLVLNQTSGFIYSERFTLGMNYPDNINCRWHIKAPADKVITLQFNTFFLEKDRSCQYDNLQVLDGPLASSPLIGRYCGIIYPQKLTSTGTDLYLRFQTDESENEIGFNITYTVHDPIPTCAPSDFTCSDGTCIDRTSVCDGIKNCASGNDEVVCASNCGIPAISPSLGNSRIVGGKEAAPGSWPWQASIVYGSFKDHMCGGTLISDQWVVTAGHCFEDDRSTSSWHVVLGSHHLNRHDSHQIVVGVSKVLVHERYDQDTTENDITLLKLATPVTLNDYVNIVCLPKRTVSSGQHCYITGFGDTMGTCCHDVLKQAEIPIIDVTRCNSTRYTDGQVFNTNICAGLDKGGIDTCQGDSGGPLVCNIDGKWQLEGVTSWGVGCADPMSPGVYTKVFDYVNWIQQTIVQN